From Caretta caretta isolate rCarCar2 chromosome 9, rCarCar1.hap1, whole genome shotgun sequence, one genomic window encodes:
- the ATG16L1 gene encoding autophagy-related protein 16-1 isoform X4 encodes MQQKDREMQMNEAKIAEYMQKISELETECQELRSKLQELERANQTLKDEYDALQITFTALEEKLRKTTEDNQELVTRWMAEKAQEANRLNAENEKDSRRRQAKLQKELAEAAKEPLPVEQDDDIEVLVDETSDPAEETSPVRAVSRTSSKRLSQPAGGLLDSITNIFGLSESSLLGHHSSDAARRRSLSSFPAPQENVDVHPGSSKEVRVPTTAVYVFDAHDGEVNAVQFSPASRLLATGGMDRRVKLWEVFGDRCELKSSLSGSNAGITSIEFDSAGSYLLAASNDFASRIWTVDDYRLRHTLTGHSGKVLSAKFLLDNARIVSGSHDRTLKLWDLRSKVCIKTVFAGSSCNDIVCTEQCVMSGHFDKKIRFWDIRTESIVQELELFGRITALDLNPERTELLTCSRDDMLKIIDLRVNAVKQTFSAQGFKCGSDWTRVVFSPDGSYVAGGSADGVLYIWNVLTGKVERTLAKHHSSSINAVAWSPAGAHVVSVDKGNKAVLWSEF; translated from the exons ATGCAGCAGAAAGACAGAGAGATGCAGATGAACGAAGCAAA GATTGCAGAATACATGCAAAAGATCTCTGAGCTGGAAACAGAGTGCCAGGAACTGCGCAGCAAGCTGCAAGAACTTGAGCGAGCCAATCAAACACTGAAGGATGAGTATGATGCTCTCCAGATCACCTTCACTGCCCTAGAAGAGAAACTGAGGAAAACTACTGAAGACAACCAAGAGTTGGTCACACGTTGGATGGCAGAGAAGGCTCAGGAAGCTAATCGGCTCAATGCAGAGAATGAGAAGGACTCAAG gagGCGACAAGCCAAGTTGCAGAAAGAGTTAGCGGAAGCTGCCAAGGAACCACTGCCAGTTGAACA GGATGATGATATTGAAGTGCTTGTGGATGAAACTTCTGACCCAGCTGAAGAGACTTCCCCAGTGCGAGCTGTCAGCCGGACATCCAG TAAGCGACTGTCCCAGCCTGCTGGAGGCCTTCTGGACTCTATCACTAATATTTTTGG TCTATCTGAGTCTTCCCTTTTGGGACATCACTCTTCTGATGCTGCCAG GAGGCGCTCTCTGTCCTCATTTCCCGCTCCCCAGGAAAATGTAGATGTGCATCCAGGTTCCAGTAAAGAAGTGAGAGTGCCCACTACTGCAGTGTATGTCTTT GATGCACATGATGGAGAAGTGAACGCAGTGCAATTCAGTCCTGCTTCCCGGTTACTAGCAACAGGAGGCATGGATCGGAGAGTTAAACTCTGGGAAGTCTTTGGAG ATAGGTGTGAGCTGAAAAGTTCTCTCTCTGGCAGTAACGCAGGGATTACGAGTATCGAATTTGACAGTGCT GGCTCCTATCTCTTAGCAGCTTCAAATGACTTTGCCAGCAGAATCTGGACTGTAGATGACTATCGGTTACGG CACACACTGACAGGTCACAGTGGGAAGGTTTTGTCAGCCAAGTTcttgctggataatgcacgtatCGTGTCGGGGAGTCATGACCGGACCCTCAAACTCTGGGACCTGCGCAGCAAAGTTT gtaTAAAAacagtatttgcaggatcaagctgcAATGATATAGTGTGCACAGAGCAGTGTGTGATGAGTGGACATTTTGACAAGAAGATTCGCTTCTGGGACATCAG GACTGAGAGCATAGTGCAGGAGCTGGAACTGTTTGGGAGGATCACAGCTTTAGACCTGAACCCAGAGAGAACAGAGCTCTTGACCTGTTCCCGAGATGATATGCTGAAGATCATTGATTTGCGAGTCAATGCTGTCAAACAGACTTTCAG TGCCCAGGGATTCAAATGTGGATCTGACTGGACCAGAGTTGTGTTCAG CCCTGATGGTAGCTACGTGGCAGGTGGTTCAGCTGATGGGGTCCTGTACATCTGGAATGTGCTCACTGGGAAAGTGGAGAGAACTCTCGCAAAGCATCACAG CTCCTCTATCAATGCAGTGGCATGGTCACCAGCCGGTGCACATGTGGTCAGTGTGGACAAAGGAAACAAGGCTGTCCTGTGGTCTGAATTTTGA
- the ATG16L1 gene encoding autophagy-related protein 16-1 isoform X3, translated as MAQLRIKHQEELTELHKKRGELAQSVIDLNNQMQQKDREMQMNEAKIAEYMQKISELETECQELRSKLQELERANQTLKDEYDALQITFTALEEKLRKTTEDNQELVTRWMAEKAQEANRLNAENEKDSRRRQAKLQKELAEAAKEPLPVEQDDDIEVLVDETSDPAEETSPVRAVSRTSSKRLSQPAGGLLDSITNIFGLSESSLLGHHSSDAARRRSLSSFPAPQENVDVHPGSSKEVRVPTTAVYVFDAHDGEVNAVQFSPASRLLATGGMDRRVKLWEVFGDRCELKSSLSGSNAGITSIEFDSAGSYLLAASNDFASRIWTVDDYRLRHTLTGHSGKVLSAKFLLDNARIVSGSHDRTLKLWDLRSKVCIKTVFAGSSCNDIVCTEQCVMSGHFDKKIRFWDIRTESIVQELELFGRITALDLNPERTELLTCSRDDMLKIIDLRVNAVKQTFSAQGFKCGSDWTRVVFSPDGSYVAGGSADGVLYIWNVLTGKVERTLAKHHSSSINAVAWSPAGAHVVSVDKGNKAVLWSEF; from the exons atggcccagctgAGGATTAAACATCAAGAGGAGCTGACAGAGCTGCATAAGAAGCGTGGTGAG TTGGCCCAGTCAGTGATTGATTTGAATAATCAAATGCAGCAGAAAGACAGAGAGATGCAGATGAACGAAGCAAA GATTGCAGAATACATGCAAAAGATCTCTGAGCTGGAAACAGAGTGCCAGGAACTGCGCAGCAAGCTGCAAGAACTTGAGCGAGCCAATCAAACACTGAAGGATGAGTATGATGCTCTCCAGATCACCTTCACTGCCCTAGAAGAGAAACTGAGGAAAACTACTGAAGACAACCAAGAGTTGGTCACACGTTGGATGGCAGAGAAGGCTCAGGAAGCTAATCGGCTCAATGCAGAGAATGAGAAGGACTCAAG gagGCGACAAGCCAAGTTGCAGAAAGAGTTAGCGGAAGCTGCCAAGGAACCACTGCCAGTTGAACA GGATGATGATATTGAAGTGCTTGTGGATGAAACTTCTGACCCAGCTGAAGAGACTTCCCCAGTGCGAGCTGTCAGCCGGACATCCAG TAAGCGACTGTCCCAGCCTGCTGGAGGCCTTCTGGACTCTATCACTAATATTTTTGG TCTATCTGAGTCTTCCCTTTTGGGACATCACTCTTCTGATGCTGCCAG GAGGCGCTCTCTGTCCTCATTTCCCGCTCCCCAGGAAAATGTAGATGTGCATCCAGGTTCCAGTAAAGAAGTGAGAGTGCCCACTACTGCAGTGTATGTCTTT GATGCACATGATGGAGAAGTGAACGCAGTGCAATTCAGTCCTGCTTCCCGGTTACTAGCAACAGGAGGCATGGATCGGAGAGTTAAACTCTGGGAAGTCTTTGGAG ATAGGTGTGAGCTGAAAAGTTCTCTCTCTGGCAGTAACGCAGGGATTACGAGTATCGAATTTGACAGTGCT GGCTCCTATCTCTTAGCAGCTTCAAATGACTTTGCCAGCAGAATCTGGACTGTAGATGACTATCGGTTACGG CACACACTGACAGGTCACAGTGGGAAGGTTTTGTCAGCCAAGTTcttgctggataatgcacgtatCGTGTCGGGGAGTCATGACCGGACCCTCAAACTCTGGGACCTGCGCAGCAAAGTTT gtaTAAAAacagtatttgcaggatcaagctgcAATGATATAGTGTGCACAGAGCAGTGTGTGATGAGTGGACATTTTGACAAGAAGATTCGCTTCTGGGACATCAG GACTGAGAGCATAGTGCAGGAGCTGGAACTGTTTGGGAGGATCACAGCTTTAGACCTGAACCCAGAGAGAACAGAGCTCTTGACCTGTTCCCGAGATGATATGCTGAAGATCATTGATTTGCGAGTCAATGCTGTCAAACAGACTTTCAG TGCCCAGGGATTCAAATGTGGATCTGACTGGACCAGAGTTGTGTTCAG CCCTGATGGTAGCTACGTGGCAGGTGGTTCAGCTGATGGGGTCCTGTACATCTGGAATGTGCTCACTGGGAAAGTGGAGAGAACTCTCGCAAAGCATCACAG CTCCTCTATCAATGCAGTGGCATGGTCACCAGCCGGTGCACATGTGGTCAGTGTGGACAAAGGAAACAAGGCTGTCCTGTGGTCTGAATTTTGA
- the ATG16L1 gene encoding autophagy-related protein 16-1 isoform X1, translating into MTSGLRAASFPTWKRHIAEELRRRDRLQRQAFEEIILQYNKLLEKTDLHAVLADKLQAEKYDLQSRHEISPGHDGTRNEAQLQEMAQLRIKHQEELTELHKKRGELAQSVIDLNNQMQQKDREMQMNEAKIAEYMQKISELETECQELRSKLQELERANQTLKDEYDALQITFTALEEKLRKTTEDNQELVTRWMAEKAQEANRLNAENEKDSRRRQAKLQKELAEAAKEPLPVEQDDDIEVLVDETSDPAEETSPVRAVSRTSSKRLSQPAGGLLDSITNIFGLSESSLLGHHSSDAARRRSLSSFPAPQENVDVHPGSSKEVRVPTTAVYVFDAHDGEVNAVQFSPASRLLATGGMDRRVKLWEVFGDRCELKSSLSGSNAGITSIEFDSAGSYLLAASNDFASRIWTVDDYRLRHTLTGHSGKVLSAKFLLDNARIVSGSHDRTLKLWDLRSKVCIKTVFAGSSCNDIVCTEQCVMSGHFDKKIRFWDIRTESIVQELELFGRITALDLNPERTELLTCSRDDMLKIIDLRVNAVKQTFSAQGFKCGSDWTRVVFSPDGSYVAGGSADGVLYIWNVLTGKVERTLAKHHSSSINAVAWSPAGAHVVSVDKGNKAVLWSEF; encoded by the exons ATGACTTCTGGGCTCAGAGCTGCGAGTTTCCCCACGTGGAAACGTCACATTGCAGAGGAGCTGAGGCGCCGGGACCGGCTGCAGAGACAAGCCTTTGAAGAGATCATCCTCCAGT ATAACAAGCTGCTAGAGAAGACTGATCTCCATGCCGTGCTGGCTGATAAGCTGCAAGCAGAAAAGTATGACTTGCAAAGCAGACATGAGATCAG TCCAGGGCATGATGGCACAAGGAATGAAGCTCaattgcaggaaatggcccagctgAGGATTAAACATCAAGAGGAGCTGACAGAGCTGCATAAGAAGCGTGGTGAG TTGGCCCAGTCAGTGATTGATTTGAATAATCAAATGCAGCAGAAAGACAGAGAGATGCAGATGAACGAAGCAAA GATTGCAGAATACATGCAAAAGATCTCTGAGCTGGAAACAGAGTGCCAGGAACTGCGCAGCAAGCTGCAAGAACTTGAGCGAGCCAATCAAACACTGAAGGATGAGTATGATGCTCTCCAGATCACCTTCACTGCCCTAGAAGAGAAACTGAGGAAAACTACTGAAGACAACCAAGAGTTGGTCACACGTTGGATGGCAGAGAAGGCTCAGGAAGCTAATCGGCTCAATGCAGAGAATGAGAAGGACTCAAG gagGCGACAAGCCAAGTTGCAGAAAGAGTTAGCGGAAGCTGCCAAGGAACCACTGCCAGTTGAACA GGATGATGATATTGAAGTGCTTGTGGATGAAACTTCTGACCCAGCTGAAGAGACTTCCCCAGTGCGAGCTGTCAGCCGGACATCCAG TAAGCGACTGTCCCAGCCTGCTGGAGGCCTTCTGGACTCTATCACTAATATTTTTGG TCTATCTGAGTCTTCCCTTTTGGGACATCACTCTTCTGATGCTGCCAG GAGGCGCTCTCTGTCCTCATTTCCCGCTCCCCAGGAAAATGTAGATGTGCATCCAGGTTCCAGTAAAGAAGTGAGAGTGCCCACTACTGCAGTGTATGTCTTT GATGCACATGATGGAGAAGTGAACGCAGTGCAATTCAGTCCTGCTTCCCGGTTACTAGCAACAGGAGGCATGGATCGGAGAGTTAAACTCTGGGAAGTCTTTGGAG ATAGGTGTGAGCTGAAAAGTTCTCTCTCTGGCAGTAACGCAGGGATTACGAGTATCGAATTTGACAGTGCT GGCTCCTATCTCTTAGCAGCTTCAAATGACTTTGCCAGCAGAATCTGGACTGTAGATGACTATCGGTTACGG CACACACTGACAGGTCACAGTGGGAAGGTTTTGTCAGCCAAGTTcttgctggataatgcacgtatCGTGTCGGGGAGTCATGACCGGACCCTCAAACTCTGGGACCTGCGCAGCAAAGTTT gtaTAAAAacagtatttgcaggatcaagctgcAATGATATAGTGTGCACAGAGCAGTGTGTGATGAGTGGACATTTTGACAAGAAGATTCGCTTCTGGGACATCAG GACTGAGAGCATAGTGCAGGAGCTGGAACTGTTTGGGAGGATCACAGCTTTAGACCTGAACCCAGAGAGAACAGAGCTCTTGACCTGTTCCCGAGATGATATGCTGAAGATCATTGATTTGCGAGTCAATGCTGTCAAACAGACTTTCAG TGCCCAGGGATTCAAATGTGGATCTGACTGGACCAGAGTTGTGTTCAG CCCTGATGGTAGCTACGTGGCAGGTGGTTCAGCTGATGGGGTCCTGTACATCTGGAATGTGCTCACTGGGAAAGTGGAGAGAACTCTCGCAAAGCATCACAG CTCCTCTATCAATGCAGTGGCATGGTCACCAGCCGGTGCACATGTGGTCAGTGTGGACAAAGGAAACAAGGCTGTCCTGTGGTCTGAATTTTGA
- the ATG16L1 gene encoding autophagy-related protein 16-1 isoform X2, whose product MTSGLRAASFPTWKRHIAEELRRRDRLQRQAFEEIILQYNKLLEKTDLHAVLADKLQAEKYDLQSRHEISPGHDGTRNEAQLQEMAQLRIKHQEELTELHKKRGELAQSVIDLNNQMQQKDREMQMNEAKIAEYMQKISELETECQELRSKLQELERANQTLKDEYDALQITFTALEEKLRKTTEDNQELVTRWMAEKAQEANRLNAENEKDSRRRQAKLQKELAEAAKEPLPVEQDDDIEVLVDETSDPAEETSPVRAVSRTSSKRLSQPAGGLLDSITNIFGRRSLSSFPAPQENVDVHPGSSKEVRVPTTAVYVFDAHDGEVNAVQFSPASRLLATGGMDRRVKLWEVFGDRCELKSSLSGSNAGITSIEFDSAGSYLLAASNDFASRIWTVDDYRLRHTLTGHSGKVLSAKFLLDNARIVSGSHDRTLKLWDLRSKVCIKTVFAGSSCNDIVCTEQCVMSGHFDKKIRFWDIRTESIVQELELFGRITALDLNPERTELLTCSRDDMLKIIDLRVNAVKQTFSAQGFKCGSDWTRVVFSPDGSYVAGGSADGVLYIWNVLTGKVERTLAKHHSSSINAVAWSPAGAHVVSVDKGNKAVLWSEF is encoded by the exons ATGACTTCTGGGCTCAGAGCTGCGAGTTTCCCCACGTGGAAACGTCACATTGCAGAGGAGCTGAGGCGCCGGGACCGGCTGCAGAGACAAGCCTTTGAAGAGATCATCCTCCAGT ATAACAAGCTGCTAGAGAAGACTGATCTCCATGCCGTGCTGGCTGATAAGCTGCAAGCAGAAAAGTATGACTTGCAAAGCAGACATGAGATCAG TCCAGGGCATGATGGCACAAGGAATGAAGCTCaattgcaggaaatggcccagctgAGGATTAAACATCAAGAGGAGCTGACAGAGCTGCATAAGAAGCGTGGTGAG TTGGCCCAGTCAGTGATTGATTTGAATAATCAAATGCAGCAGAAAGACAGAGAGATGCAGATGAACGAAGCAAA GATTGCAGAATACATGCAAAAGATCTCTGAGCTGGAAACAGAGTGCCAGGAACTGCGCAGCAAGCTGCAAGAACTTGAGCGAGCCAATCAAACACTGAAGGATGAGTATGATGCTCTCCAGATCACCTTCACTGCCCTAGAAGAGAAACTGAGGAAAACTACTGAAGACAACCAAGAGTTGGTCACACGTTGGATGGCAGAGAAGGCTCAGGAAGCTAATCGGCTCAATGCAGAGAATGAGAAGGACTCAAG gagGCGACAAGCCAAGTTGCAGAAAGAGTTAGCGGAAGCTGCCAAGGAACCACTGCCAGTTGAACA GGATGATGATATTGAAGTGCTTGTGGATGAAACTTCTGACCCAGCTGAAGAGACTTCCCCAGTGCGAGCTGTCAGCCGGACATCCAG TAAGCGACTGTCCCAGCCTGCTGGAGGCCTTCTGGACTCTATCACTAATATTTTTGG GAGGCGCTCTCTGTCCTCATTTCCCGCTCCCCAGGAAAATGTAGATGTGCATCCAGGTTCCAGTAAAGAAGTGAGAGTGCCCACTACTGCAGTGTATGTCTTT GATGCACATGATGGAGAAGTGAACGCAGTGCAATTCAGTCCTGCTTCCCGGTTACTAGCAACAGGAGGCATGGATCGGAGAGTTAAACTCTGGGAAGTCTTTGGAG ATAGGTGTGAGCTGAAAAGTTCTCTCTCTGGCAGTAACGCAGGGATTACGAGTATCGAATTTGACAGTGCT GGCTCCTATCTCTTAGCAGCTTCAAATGACTTTGCCAGCAGAATCTGGACTGTAGATGACTATCGGTTACGG CACACACTGACAGGTCACAGTGGGAAGGTTTTGTCAGCCAAGTTcttgctggataatgcacgtatCGTGTCGGGGAGTCATGACCGGACCCTCAAACTCTGGGACCTGCGCAGCAAAGTTT gtaTAAAAacagtatttgcaggatcaagctgcAATGATATAGTGTGCACAGAGCAGTGTGTGATGAGTGGACATTTTGACAAGAAGATTCGCTTCTGGGACATCAG GACTGAGAGCATAGTGCAGGAGCTGGAACTGTTTGGGAGGATCACAGCTTTAGACCTGAACCCAGAGAGAACAGAGCTCTTGACCTGTTCCCGAGATGATATGCTGAAGATCATTGATTTGCGAGTCAATGCTGTCAAACAGACTTTCAG TGCCCAGGGATTCAAATGTGGATCTGACTGGACCAGAGTTGTGTTCAG CCCTGATGGTAGCTACGTGGCAGGTGGTTCAGCTGATGGGGTCCTGTACATCTGGAATGTGCTCACTGGGAAAGTGGAGAGAACTCTCGCAAAGCATCACAG CTCCTCTATCAATGCAGTGGCATGGTCACCAGCCGGTGCACATGTGGTCAGTGTGGACAAAGGAAACAAGGCTGTCCTGTGGTCTGAATTTTGA